Within the Drosophila melanogaster chromosome 3R genome, the region AAAATCGACTCGAAGTGGAGCCAGTGCAGCGGTTGACTGGTCTAAAGCAGCGACTACCGGCGTATTGGAGCCCGGGCGTCGTCAACAGAACGTATTTAtaccagccagtcagccagcaaccgaataacaacaacacggctggctggctggctggcaatgGCAATAGTACTACCAACAAACAAATCAGGCAACCCCCATTAACTCCTTCGGCCATGCAAATGTGCTGCGGCAATTACGAGCCACCAATGCGACCCACTAGCCCATCTCCATTCCCACCCAAAAACGCCGACACTGTCTGACTGTCCTGCATGTTGTCCATATCCTTGTTTTTAGTTCCATTGTATCCATTAGGGCTAGGGTCGCTCCGTTTCGCGAAATGGTTTGTAGCTAATATACAGCAATATTATATATGGAGCATTACTTAACAAATGATTTAGAAGTAATTAGCACCGATAACGCAGGCGTACTTAATATACAGATGTGTAAACGCTGACTGTGATTATGTATTAAACGTGCACCTTTGTCGTGCAACCTGACTAGTATTGCTAAGTGATTAAGGTATTAATCTGAGGTATGCGGCGTTCGAATACAAGTTCCAGTGTATTTCCACAGTGAATCAGAACAGAACACGAAGGGACGCCAAGTGACCACAATCCGCGCAACGGAGCCAGTGGCGTAATGAGAAAAAGTACATTACAAAGGGCAATCCAAACTCTacgattatatatatacatatataaaatcgGTGGGCGGAGATATATGGATAGTTGCTAATTGATATGGACGCGGCTGTGTGTGGCTGTTGGGGATGTGCATGATTGATGACCCTGGCCAATGCCCAATCGACCAGGGCACGACACTGGATTTGGCCAAACGGGAAGGATACCTAATAATAGTAATTAAATTGTGGCACTTTGCCCGCCCACAACGAATCCACAAGCATTCGCATTGTTCGGCCTAACTTTGACATAGTTTATTGTGTCTGGGAATCGATAAATACTATTGATTTCCACATGTGCCAGCGCCAGCACCTCAAGACACatcgcgcatacgccccgCTGACAGTTGGAAAAATCCAGCGCCAGGAAGCCGAAGTCGATGCATGTTATCCTTTTGCCGGTGAAAGCCAACCACCACCCCTTTGGGGGAATGTGTTTACACTCACTAGGGTGTAATTGGTTTGCGCAGCGGGGCGAACCGAATTATTGttaataagcaaataaattgtCCACCAGGTACTCGCTGATGGGTTCAAAGAACTTTACTTTGCTGGCATGTACTTGCATACATTTATTATacattatctttttttaacatacatttttcaaatcgTTATTTCTatctttcttgtttttttttttgtgttttgtgttttgttttgtttttattctaGGACTAATTACTTGCATTTCTAGCTTAGGCATTAGACGTGGAagtcaaaaatgaatatatgaCACGAATATGGTTAAAATGACTCGACTTAAAGCTCTAAATTAATATGCACATTGGTCTATGTGTGGATTCAGCAGATTATAGAATAAATCAATGACCACTGATCAGTTTGGCCTGCCATTCTGTGGTGGGTGAAACTTCTTGCTGCAAAGAGAAGAgatacaatttatatttttggtctaGTTAACAAGGAAATAATGTCAATGAAGCTGTATACATATTTAGAGTTGTAGTCTCAGTCTGAAAAGTTTGACTCTTCGAATCACAAGAAACATTATTCTTGAATTTAAGTACAATACTTGATAAAGCACAGTTCGAAAATCCGCATTCGAACATATTTTCAAGACTTCTGAATTGCAGACATTATACTATCTCATTCCGATGGATCGCGTCGTTGGCAATTTCGAGAACAAGTTTAAGCATTTGGTGAAGGCTGAAAGCAAGGGAATGGCCCTAAAGCTGGTGGGATTCTACGCCGTCGGCTGGACCCTGCGCAAGTTGGTCAAGTGAAGCGTTCGCCTTAAGTCGCAAGGATTCATTGAAATCCTCTACTTCTTGGTAGTCAGTCGTTTCTGTTCTGTacctatttttaaaatttaatgtaCGAATAAATCGTGGCCTCACCTCAATATCACATTGTCGCAGCCATCGACTGGAGAATCCCATTTTCCAGAATCACCCAGTCTTCAACGCGCACTTGCAGCAGGAAGGGATCTTGAAGGAATTCTGCACCACGTCCAGTTCGCCATCACTTTTGATGCTGGCCAGGGTCTGCTGTGTGTAGTGCTGCTTGCAGATTGGATTATAGCTCTGCGGAAAGTTGGCGGCGAAGTCACAGGGTTGATCCGCTCCTCTGGAAGGGAAGGTTTGGCAATTAGCAAGGCTAATGGAATATATCATAGATTCAAGCTATAACTTACTCGCACTCTTCGATCTGGATGGCCTGTTTGTACTCATCGTTATTGACAATTAACTGCCAGGTGTCGTCCGCCCTCAAGCCCTTTTTTGGGTACACCAGCTTCCTGATGCTCCTGCAAAGGAATCGCTCGTCTGAGCCACCAACGCGAGAGCTCACATCCGTGGGCTGAAGATCGTTGCTAAAGAACTTGGCAAAGTTGTTTTTTAGCTTATGTGTGAGGCCTGAAAGGTCCGGATAGTCGTCCACATTCGTGCAGAAGTTTCTAAGGTGTTGGCTTTCATCCTTGGCGCAGGGATTGTGCTCTTTAGTGTCATTCCTCAAAGGACGAGCTGGGGATTGTGGTGGCCGATACTTGGCTATGGGGGAATCGGGGAAGACAAAGGCTAAAATTAGGCAAGCGCCAAAGGCAGTTGGCCAGTGAGTATGGGATCGATTTAGTAGTTAGTTGTAAGGCATGTTTGGGTATCGAATGTAACTGAGCATATATAGGCTAAAATACTTAGTACTTACTATCCGATGGATGTCGGGGGGGTATCGGCTGTTCGGATTGCACCTCCGTGTCCGTCCTCTGCAAAGATACGAACGTATCGTTAAAGACCAGATTCAGCTTTCCATTCGGGGAGCGCTGCACTTTGAAGTACTGATCTGGTTGGATCAGGCTGTGATACTGATGGTAATGGCGGTTCGTTTCGGGTATCGGAGATTGATTCtgattctgtttctgtttctgggTCGGATCGTCGTGCTGGGTGGGTATGGGCATGAA harbors:
- the spz gene encoding spatzle, isoform B translates to MMTPMWISLFKVLLLLFAFFATTSADSAPFMPIPTQHDDPTQKQKQNQNQSPIPETNRHYHQYHSLIQPDQYFKVQRSPNGKLNLVFNDTFVSLQRTDTEVQSEQPIPPRHPSDTFVFPDSPIAKYRPPQSPARPLRNDTKEHNPCAKDESQHLRNFCTNVDDYPDLSGLTHKLKNNFAKFFSNDLQPTDVSSRVGGSDERFLCRSIRKLVYPKKGLRADDTWQLIVNNDEYKQAIQIEECEGADQPCDFAANFPQSYNPICKQHYTQQTLASIKSDGELDVVQNSFKIPSCCKCALKTG
- the spz gene encoding spatzle, isoform C; the protein is MMTPMWISLFKVLLLLFAFFATYEAKEYERIIKELFTITNDEGVVLFNRTDTEVQSEQPIPPRHPSDTFVFPDSPIAKYRPPQSPARPLRNDTKEHNPCAKDESQHLRNFCTNVDDYPDLSGLTHKLKNNFAKFFSNDLQPTDVSSRVGGSDERFLCRSIRKLVYPKKGLRADDTWQLIVNNDEYKQAIQIEECEGADQPCDFAANFPQSYNPICKQHYTQQTLASIKSDGELDVVQNSFKIPSCCKCALKTG
- the spz gene encoding spatzle, isoform K translates to MMTPMWISLFKVLLLLFAFFATIVYINIELTKRHEAEVRAEKTVADYKALLATINNGGPGKSASNHLQYEAKEYERIIKELFTITNDEGVVLFNRTDTEVQSEQPIPPRHPSDTKYRPPQSPARPLRNDTKEHNPCAKDESQHLRNFCTNVDDYPDLSGLTHKLKNNFAKFFSNDLQPTDVSSRVGGSDERFLCRSIRKLVYPKKGLRADDTWQLIVNNDEYKQAIQIEECEGADQPCDFAANFPQSYNPICKQHYTQQTLASIKSDGELDVVQNSFKIPSCCKCALKTG
- the spz gene encoding spatzle, isoform L, with translation MMTPMWISLFKVLLLLFAFFATTSADSAPFMPIPTQHDDPTQKQKQNQNQSPIPETNRHYHQYHSLIQPDQYFKRTDTEVQSEQPIPPRHPSDTKYRPPQSPARPLRNDTKEHNPCAKDESQHLRNFCTNVDDYPDLSGLTHKLKNNFAKFFSNDLQPTDVSSRVGGSDERFLCRSIRKLVYPKKGLRADDTWQLIVNNDEYKQAIQIEECEGADQPCDFAANFPQSYNPICKQHYTQQTLASIKSDGELDVVQNSFKIPSCCKCALKTG
- the spz gene encoding spatzle, isoform D, yielding MMTPMWISLFKVLLLLFAFFATIVYINIELTKRHEAEVRAEKTVADYKALLATINNGGPGKSASNHLQRTDTEVQSEQPIPPRHPSDTFVFPDSPIAKYRPPQSPARPLRNDTKEHNPCAKDESQHLRNFCTNVDDYPDLSGLTHKLKNNFAKFFSNDLQPTDVSSRVGGSDERFLCRSIRKLVYPKKGLRADDTWQLIVNNDEYKQAIQIEECEGADQPCDFAANFPQSYNPICKQHYTQQTLASIKSDGELDVVQNSFKIPSCCKCALKTG
- the spz gene encoding spatzle, isoform I, giving the protein MMTPMWISLFKVLLLLFAFFATRTDTEVQSEQPIPPRHPSDTFVFPDSPIAKYRPPQSPARPLRNDTKEHNPCAKDESQHLRNFCTNVDDYPDLSGLTHKLKNNFAKFFSNDLQPTDVSSRVGGSDERFLCRSIRKLVYPKKGLRADDTWQLIVNNDEYKQAIQIEECEGADQPCDFAANFPQSYNPICKQHYTQQTLASIKSDGELDVVQNSFKIPSCCKCALKTG
- the spz gene encoding spatzle, isoform J produces the protein MMTPMWISLFKVLLLLFAFFATYEAKEYERIIKELFTITNDEGVVLFNRTDTEVQSEQPIPPRHPSDTKYRPPQSPARPLRNDTKEHNPCAKDESQHLRNFCTNVDDYPDLSGLTHKLKNNFAKFFSNDLQPTDVSSRVGGSDERFLCRSIRKLVYPKKGLRADDTWQLIVNNDEYKQAIQIEECEGADQPCDFAANFPQSYNPICKQHYTQQTLASIKSDGELDVVQNSFKIPSCCKCALKTG
- the spz gene encoding spatzle, isoform A — translated: MMTPMWISLFKVLLLLFAFFATYEAKEYERIIKELFTITNDEGVVLFNTSADSAPFMPIPTQHDDPTQKQKQNQNQSPIPETNRHYHQYHSLIQPDQYFKVQRSPNGKLNLVFNDTFVSLQRTDTEVQSEQPIPPRHPSDTFVFPDSPIAKYRPPQSPARPLRNDTKEHNPCAKDESQHLRNFCTNVDDYPDLSGLTHKLKNNFAKFFSNDLQPTDVSSRVGGSDERFLCRSIRKLVYPKKGLRADDTWQLIVNNDEYKQAIQIEECEGADQPCDFAANFPQSYNPICKQHYTQQTLASIKSDGELDVVQNSFKIPSCCKCALKTG
- the CG43935 gene encoding uncharacterized protein, coding for MDRVVGNFENKFKHLVKAESKGMALKLVGFYAVGWTLRKLVK